In the Candidatus Electrothrix sp. GW3-4 genome, one interval contains:
- the dut gene encoding dUTP diphosphatase yields MQIIDVPFCWLDPDNSRDLSLPAYATTQAAGMDAAAAITEDITLQPGDIKLFPTGFAVALPEGLEMQVRPRSGLAIKHGVTVINAPGTIDADYRGEVKIGLINLGQMPFTIQRGDRIAQLVLAPVCHAQVQSVRELGKTERGDGGFGHTGR; encoded by the coding sequence ATGCAAATAATAGATGTTCCGTTTTGCTGGCTTGATCCCGACAACAGTCGGGATCTTTCTTTACCCGCCTATGCAACCACACAAGCAGCCGGTATGGATGCAGCGGCGGCCATCACCGAGGATATTACCCTTCAGCCCGGTGACATAAAACTCTTCCCCACCGGATTTGCAGTGGCCTTACCTGAGGGGCTTGAGATGCAGGTGCGCCCGAGATCTGGTCTGGCGATAAAACACGGCGTCACCGTTATTAACGCGCCAGGAACTATCGATGCTGACTACCGAGGAGAGGTCAAAATCGGCCTGATTAATCTTGGCCAGATGCCTTTTACCATCCAACGGGGCGACCGCATTGCCCAACTCGTTCTTGCGCCAGTATGCCACGCGCAAGTACAGTCAGTACGGGAGCTGGGAAAAACAGAGCGGGGTGACGGAGGATTCGGACATACTGGCAGATAA
- a CDS encoding outer membrane beta-barrel protein, whose protein sequence is MDSSRLFQSLTLLTVIFLLGLAFSGSAFAQADYEHQPSQHVFSVAGRFGIGGMVNSVNYGAGPSAEYWFTEHVGAMCTLGVTGDFKATTLRGQYLFNSLVLMSSVAMRPYLGIGYAHVEADRNHRGINFEAEEDGFEGYAGIMHNATWLHENLFVRGEIGLSAYDMALPDDDLSNFTVNIGVSLLF, encoded by the coding sequence ATGGATTCTAGCAGATTATTTCAGAGCCTCACCCTGCTGACGGTTATTTTTTTGTTAGGGCTGGCTTTTTCCGGTTCTGCTTTTGCCCAGGCTGATTATGAGCACCAGCCTTCTCAGCATGTTTTTTCCGTTGCCGGGCGTTTCGGGATAGGAGGTATGGTGAATTCGGTTAATTACGGTGCGGGCCCGAGTGCGGAGTACTGGTTTACCGAGCATGTTGGTGCTATGTGTACCTTAGGGGTAACCGGGGATTTTAAGGCCACAACCCTGCGCGGCCAGTATCTGTTTAACTCCCTTGTGCTGATGAGCTCTGTGGCAATGAGACCTTATCTGGGGATCGGTTATGCACATGTCGAAGCGGATAGGAACCATAGGGGGATTAATTTTGAAGCGGAGGAGGATGGGTTTGAGGGGTATGCTGGTATTATGCATAATGCCACTTGGCTGCATGAAAATCTTTTTGTTCGCGGGGAAATAGGGTTGTCAGCCTATGATATGGCCCTGCCCGATGATGACTTAAGCAATTTCACCGTAAATATTGGGGTGTCCCTGCTTTTTTAA
- the epmA gene encoding EF-P lysine aminoacylase EpmA, protein MAMRYGVDFFMLSPERLRQRFLLLQRVRDFFRHRAYIEVDTPVRLPVLIPEAEIIPLSSEGWFLQTSPELCMKRLLAQGNKHIFQICPCFRKGEQGQLHQEEFTMLEWYHAGWSYLELMQECEQMIRQVAGKDVVRRSGQDISLQVPWQRLTVNDAFQRYAGVSAEQAVRTGQFDLLLVEKVEPELGWERPVFLYDYPIALASLARPKSECPEVAERFELYIGGIEVANGFSELTDPVVQQHRFAEEMRKADRYGRGCKMPEKFLTALQRLPDCAGIALGLDRLFMLLLERNCLAEVLPFAEADL, encoded by the coding sequence ATGGCAATGAGGTACGGAGTAGATTTTTTTATGTTATCACCTGAAAGGCTTAGGCAGCGTTTTCTTCTGTTGCAGAGGGTTCGCGATTTTTTTCGTCACCGAGCATACATAGAGGTGGATACACCCGTCCGTCTTCCAGTGCTGATTCCTGAGGCGGAAATTATTCCCCTTAGCTCGGAAGGCTGGTTTCTGCAAACCTCACCTGAGCTCTGTATGAAGCGGCTGTTGGCTCAAGGAAACAAGCATATTTTTCAGATTTGTCCCTGTTTTCGTAAAGGAGAGCAGGGACAGCTACATCAGGAAGAGTTTACCATGCTGGAATGGTATCATGCTGGGTGGAGTTATCTGGAGCTGATGCAAGAATGTGAGCAGATGATCCGGCAGGTTGCGGGCAAGGACGTTGTCCGCCGATCTGGTCAGGACATTTCTCTGCAGGTCCCCTGGCAGCGACTGACAGTGAACGATGCCTTTCAGCGTTATGCCGGGGTGTCAGCTGAACAGGCTGTTCGTACAGGACAATTTGATCTGCTGCTGGTGGAAAAGGTTGAGCCTGAACTTGGCTGGGAACGACCCGTTTTTTTGTACGATTACCCGATTGCCCTGGCTTCGCTGGCCCGACCAAAATCGGAGTGTCCTGAGGTGGCGGAGCGTTTTGAGCTCTATATTGGCGGGATTGAAGTGGCTAATGGCTTTTCCGAGTTAACAGATCCTGTTGTACAGCAGCATCGTTTTGCAGAGGAGATGAGGAAGGCTGATAGGTACGGCAGGGGCTGTAAGATGCCTGAAAAATTTCTTACTGCCCTGCAAAGACTCCCTGACTGTGCGGGGATCGCCCTTGGGTTGGATCGTTTATTTATGCTCCTGTTAGAACGGAATTGTCTCGCCGAGGTGCTCCCTTTTGCTGAGGCGGACTTGTGA
- a CDS encoding PilZ domain-containing protein, which translates to MGKNMEKRRQPRMQLNGYSANIVSEGFVYTATVQDASLKGIRLQGLPAKFIAINGERFSVVISDFQDVMHYKLTVHSKWRKKDGRLVAVGFHIANAPVSWKQFIRQEMPSCDHDTSEDDVWGQYVGARV; encoded by the coding sequence ATGGGTAAAAATATGGAAAAGCGCAGACAGCCAAGGATGCAATTGAATGGTTATAGCGCAAATATTGTCAGTGAGGGATTTGTCTACACGGCAACGGTGCAAGATGCTTCTCTGAAGGGGATTCGACTGCAAGGGTTACCAGCGAAATTTATAGCTATAAATGGGGAGCGGTTTAGCGTTGTTATTTCCGATTTTCAGGATGTCATGCATTATAAATTAACCGTGCATTCGAAATGGAGAAAGAAAGATGGTCGGCTCGTGGCTGTGGGGTTTCATATTGCGAATGCCCCTGTGAGCTGGAAGCAGTTTATTCGCCAAGAGATGCCTAGCTGTGACCATGACACCTCAGAAGACGACGTCTGGGGTCAGTATGTCGGGGCTCGGGTCTGA
- the uppP gene encoding undecaprenyl-diphosphatase UppP, which yields MTFLQAIILGIVQGLTEFIPVSSSGHLVLVPHFLGWHFGKEQGFIFDVLVQWGTLFSVFIYFWHDLVTISKAFVRGILRREPFAETDSRMGWYLIVATLPAVVVGLLGKDMIEHAFASPKMTGYFLLLTAMLLVIAETAGRRNRPMEEITWLDSLVIGFSQVLALLPGVSRSGATIAGGMTRHLDRSAAARFSFLMSVPVMLGAGVLALKDLADLPALNDFFLPLLVGFMAALVSGYIAIRWLIAYLSKHSLYLFAVYCSVLGLIVILSV from the coding sequence ATGACTTTTTTGCAGGCAATTATTCTGGGTATTGTTCAGGGACTTACGGAGTTTATTCCGGTGTCCAGCTCTGGTCATTTGGTGCTGGTGCCTCATTTTTTGGGTTGGCATTTTGGCAAAGAGCAGGGCTTTATCTTTGATGTCCTGGTGCAATGGGGCACCCTGTTTTCCGTTTTTATTTATTTTTGGCATGACTTGGTAACGATTAGCAAGGCCTTTGTGCGAGGGATTCTTCGGCGCGAGCCCTTTGCCGAGACAGATTCACGGATGGGCTGGTATCTGATTGTCGCAACTCTGCCTGCTGTGGTGGTTGGCTTGCTGGGCAAGGATATGATTGAGCATGCCTTTGCCAGTCCTAAGATGACAGGCTACTTTCTTTTACTTACTGCAATGCTGCTGGTCATTGCGGAAACCGCTGGTCGGCGGAACCGTCCGATGGAGGAGATAACCTGGTTGGACAGTTTGGTGATCGGTTTTTCGCAGGTCCTTGCGCTGCTCCCCGGTGTTTCTCGTTCCGGTGCGACGATCGCAGGGGGGATGACACGGCATCTGGATCGGTCCGCAGCCGCTCGTTTTTCCTTTCTGATGTCAGTGCCGGTCATGTTGGGTGCAGGGGTACTTGCTCTCAAGGATCTGGCAGACCTGCCAGCCCTGAATGATTTTTTTCTTCCCTTGCTGGTAGGTTTTATGGCTGCCTTGGTATCAGGCTATATCGCCATCCGCTGGCTGATTGCCTATTTGAGCAAGCACTCTCTGTATCTCTTTGCCGTTTACTGCAGCGTGCTTGGCCTGATTGTCATCCTCTCGGTCTGA
- a CDS encoding glycosyltransferase family 39 protein yields MLSQSTKEIKYIQLTWLVLGLGLVVRLFISGQFLLVPDEAYYWQWSRYLALGYYDHPPMIAWGIWLATTLFGHTEFAVRLPTILALAFASVYLCLLAARWFSWRTASQVALLTQGILLMIGSALIATPDGMLLLCWAAACYHAARAVEEDSLSQWLLTGSWFGLGLLSKYTMLLFLPSLFFAMLFIGVYRKRLLSYRPWLGLVIGCLFFTPVIFWNAQNNWVTFRHVLFQGGGRQSVLLTLSYLPDFLGSQAALLSPFIFLFILAGWTRGWAGNRLPRARASFLLWMSLTTFLLFTLLALHVRIYGNWPAPAYLTAFVLIAALYSPGQVGERTASYRLWRFGLGLAFVLSTLIVAQLLYPILPLRVSLDRIARETKGWDALGEIVDKEVQGMERPEETFIFGLRYQFASELAFYMKGQPRTVSINRWSRPNVYDFWFKDEMLLGQDAVGIFEHEPVITVLPEVFERVDPVVKVTLYRTGPWFADEAIRTLYLARCYGFKGGLAWVPKSPADVRAVH; encoded by the coding sequence ATGCTTTCCCAATCAACAAAAGAAATAAAGTATATTCAATTGACCTGGCTGGTTCTTGGGCTGGGGCTGGTTGTTCGCCTGTTTATCAGTGGGCAGTTTCTCCTTGTTCCAGACGAGGCCTATTATTGGCAGTGGAGTCGTTATCTCGCCCTTGGCTATTACGATCATCCTCCGATGATTGCCTGGGGAATCTGGTTGGCGACCACGCTGTTCGGGCATACCGAGTTTGCGGTCCGGCTGCCAACGATTCTCGCCTTGGCCTTTGCCTCTGTCTATCTCTGTCTGCTGGCGGCACGTTGGTTTTCCTGGCGAACGGCCTCGCAGGTTGCTCTGCTGACTCAGGGCATCCTGTTAATGATCGGCTCCGCATTGATCGCCACGCCAGACGGCATGCTGCTCCTCTGCTGGGCAGCTGCCTGCTATCATGCCGCCCGAGCAGTTGAGGAAGACTCCCTCTCGCAATGGCTCCTGACCGGTAGCTGGTTTGGCCTGGGCCTCCTTTCTAAATACACCATGCTGCTTTTCCTGCCTTCGCTTTTTTTTGCGATGCTTTTTATCGGAGTGTATCGGAAGCGCTTGCTCAGCTACCGGCCGTGGCTCGGGTTGGTGATCGGTTGCCTGTTTTTTACCCCGGTTATCTTCTGGAATGCACAAAACAACTGGGTCACCTTCCGGCATGTCCTCTTTCAAGGCGGAGGGCGCCAGTCGGTCTTGCTGACCCTGTCCTACCTGCCTGATTTTTTGGGGAGCCAGGCGGCTTTGCTCTCTCCCTTCATTTTTTTGTTTATTCTCGCTGGCTGGACCAGAGGATGGGCCGGGAACCGTCTTCCACGCGCCCGGGCATCTTTTCTTCTTTGGATGTCGTTGACCACCTTTCTGCTCTTTACCCTGCTGGCCTTGCATGTCCGTATCTACGGCAATTGGCCTGCCCCGGCCTACCTGACAGCCTTTGTCCTGATCGCTGCGCTCTACAGTCCAGGACAGGTTGGGGAGAGAACGGCATCCTACCGTTTATGGCGATTTGGGCTTGGCCTTGCCTTTGTGCTTTCAACCCTCATTGTGGCACAGCTCCTTTATCCAATTCTGCCGCTTCGGGTTTCCTTGGACCGTATTGCCCGAGAAACCAAGGGCTGGGATGCCCTGGGAGAGATTGTGGATAAGGAAGTACAGGGCATGGAACGTCCTGAGGAAACCTTTATCTTTGGTCTTCGTTACCAATTTGCCAGTGAATTGGCCTTTTATATGAAGGGGCAACCACGTACGGTCTCCATTAATCGTTGGTCCAGGCCTAATGTCTATGACTTCTGGTTTAAGGACGAGATGTTACTTGGCCAGGATGCTGTTGGGATCTTTGAACATGAACCGGTTATTACGGTCCTGCCCGAGGTCTTTGAACGGGTGGACCCTGTCGTGAAAGTGACGCTCTATCGTACTGGCCCCTGGTTTGCTGATGAGGCCATCCGTACCCTGTATCTGGCTCGTTGCTATGGCTTTAAAGGCGGGTTGGCCTGGGTGCCGAAAAGCCCTGCTGATGTGCGGGCTGTCCATTAA